The DNA region ATGCCACCCACTGTCTGGACGAATGAATCCAAATACGTCTAAGAAATGCTTGAAAAATTATTGTTTTCTGTTATTTGGAGCATCTGATGTCTCCGCAGAAGTTACTTTCACCGGTATTGGTTCACATGAATGTCGAGTTAGATATTCAAGTACTTCATCTTGCATTTTCAGAATCTCTGTCCGATATCCAGTTGAGATGAGCGAAAATTCTTCAGGTGTTGCCTTAACTCGCAGTTGTAAGAGCAAGTTTTGAAAATACGCTATGCGTTGTTGACTTGCTTTGAGTTCTTTATCGTTGCGAATCATTTTCTTACCCCTATGATGCCGTGGCGTGTCCCATCACGCTCAACTTGCCAGCCTTCTATAAACTCACTAAGTCTCCTGTAATAACCCAAGTTGCCACCTAATTTACATAGCACTCCGCTGGAGTGCAAGATGTCAATATACCTTTTTCTATAGACATATCACCCCTCTGGGGTAGGGAAAGTGTCTGAAAAACTGTGTTGAAACGCTCAAAATCCGTTAGTAGCAACTTGGGTTGTAATATTAAAGACAGCCGCGTCCAAATGGGAAACAGGTGCGGCAGGTCAATATCTACAAATTGCTCGCGACTTTGATGCGGTTTTGTGCGCGTGCGAGTGCGGCTTCTGCGCGCGGGCGGTTCAGATCGGGGGCGTTTGCTTTGAGTTGTGTTTGGGCACGCGCGAGTGCGCTTTCTGCACGCTCGACATCGATTTCGGATGCCCACTCCGCAGTTTCAACCAAGACAGTGACACCCGTCCGCAACACCTCAAAGACCCCGCCGCTCGTCGCCATTAATTGCGAGGTCTCCGATGATTCACGGATACGAATCTCACCTACATCTAAGGCTGTAAGAAAAGGGATGTGTCCTACCAGAATCTGAAAATTGCCTTCCACGCCGGGTGCATGAACGCTCGTCACGTCCCCTTCATAGATCAACTGTTCCGGTGTCCGAATTTCGAGATGAAAACTTCTGTCTAACATATCTACTCTGTTTTCGTTGTCAAAAGTAGCGTTTTCAGTTATCAGTGAGAAGGTTCCTCTTTTAGACAACTGAAAACCGATAACTGATAACTATTAGTCCGCTGCTTCTAAGCCTGCGTCTTTTGATTGTTCAAATGCTTCGTCAATAGTGCCGATAAGGCGTAGCGA from Candidatus Poribacteria bacterium includes:
- a CDS encoding F0F1 ATP synthase subunit epsilon, translating into MLDRSFHLEIRTPEQLIYEGDVTSVHAPGVEGNFQILVGHIPFLTALDVGEIRIRESSETSQLMATSGGVFEVLRTGVTVLVETAEWASEIDVERAESALARAQTQLKANAPDLNRPRAEAALARAQNRIKVASNL